From one Kwoniella shandongensis chromosome 4, complete sequence genomic stretch:
- a CDS encoding 4-aminobutyrate transaminase: MPAPVRSAAQWADFGRDHVSHGLGRLRDHVIVKGEGLDLHTADGKKLLDFTAGIGVTNLGHCHPAVSQAAAAQVNTLVHLQCSIGFHAPYLQLIDRLLPVMPHQSLDQFFFWNSGSEAVEAAVKVARKATGRQNIIVFQGAYHGRTMGSGAMTRSKPIYTQGTGPLMPGVFASAYPYWHGLGVSPSTSEEELVRLAKHQLDLVLRQQTSPTDVAAIFIEPVQGEGGYVPCPPAFLHYLREVCDKHGIKLVIDEVQTGFFRTGKYFAIDHITPSFRPDIMVFAKGVANGFPISGIVANKETMDTLDVGSMGGTYAGNAVACAAGVAAQDVYASGEIEANVAARSEQLYATLNKLATSSKTKHLIADVRGLGLMSAIEFRNPADSLTQEGLPEGTSIPKSIGKRVQEHCLDNDLLVLTTSCFDTIRFIPALVCTEEQMTRAMGIFTEAVEKVALEG, translated from the exons atgCCCGCTCCCGTTCGATCTGCCGCTCAATGGGCCGACTTTGGTCGTGACCACGTTTCTCACGGTCTCGGTCGATTGAGAGACCATGTCATCGTTAAGGGTGAGGGTCTTGATCTCCACACCGCGGACGGAAAGAAGTTGCTCGATTTCACCGCTGGTATCGGAGTGACCAACCTTGGACA CTGCCACCCTGCCGTCTCCCAAGCCGCCGCTGCTCAGGTTAACaccctcgtccacctccaatgCTCCATTGGTTTCCACGCCCCTTACCTCCAGCTCATCGACCGACTCCTCCCCGTCATGCCCCACCAGTCTCTTGAccagttcttcttctggaACTCTGGTTCCGAGGCCGTCGAGGCCGCTGTCAAGGTCGCACGAAAGGCTACCGGTCGACAgaacatcatcgtcttccaagGTGCCTACCACGGACGAACTATGGGTTCAGGTGCGATGACCAGGTCTAAGCCTATCTACACCCAGGGTACCGGTCctttgatg CCCGGCGTCTTCGCTTCCGCCTACCCTTACTGGCACGGTCTCGGTGTTTCCCCCTCTACGTCCGAGGAGGAGCTCGTCCGACTCGCCAAGCACCagcttgaccttgtccttcgTCAACAAACCAGCCCTACCGATGTTGCTGCTATCTTCATCGAGCCCGTTCAAGgcgaggg TGGTTACGTTCCCTGCCCTCCTGCTTTCTTGCACTACCTTCGAGAGGTCTGTGACAAGCACGGCATCAAGCTTGTGATCGACGAAGTCCAGACTGGTTTCTTCCGAACTGGCAAATACTTCGCCATTGACCACATCACCCCTTCCTTCCGACCGGACATCATGGTCTTCGCCAAGGGTGTCGCGAACGGTTTCCCTATCTCCGGTATCGTCGCCAACAAGGAGACCATGGACACTCTCGATGTCGGTTCTATGGGTGGTACATACGCTGGTAACGCCGTCGCGTGCGCTGCTGGTGTTGCTGCTCAGGACGTCTACGCTTCCGGCGAGATCGAGGCCAATGTTGCCGCTCGTTCCGAACAGCTTTACGCTACCTTGAACAAACTTGCCACTTCGTCCAAGACCAAGCACCTCATTGCCGACGTTCGAGGTCTCGGTCTTATGTCTGCCATCGAGTTCCGAAACCCTGCCGATTCTCTCACCCAGGAGGGTCTTCCCGAGGGCACCTCCATCCCTAAGAGCATCGGGAAGAGGGTCCAGGAACACTGTCTCGACAACGACCTCTTGGTCTTGACAACTTCTTGCTTCGACACTATCAGATTCATCCCCGCTTTGGTCTGTACCGAGGAGCAGATGACGAGGGCTATGGGCATCTTCACCGAGGCTGTGGAGAAGGTCGCTCTTGAGGGTtaa
- a CDS encoding dihydroorotate dehydrogenase (fumarate), with product MSRLPFASLRRPLPFSAQLLRAPASVSRSVPALRYASTTSSTSPPRRYLSTTLLLGSGVLLLAYYYDSRSLLHEHVVMPLVRFALDPEEGHKLAVRVLGWDKWARPRDMGVDGQELQAELFGHKLNNPVGIAAGFDKDADAIDGLFDLGFGYVEIGSVTPEPQPGNPKPRFFRLEEDDAAINRYGFNSLGHGHALGRLRARLVAFSQAHPSLFPSPLPPNPLPPSGLPRSLRPGQLLAVNLGKNKSSAADSNDDYIRGVRTLGPYADVVVINVSSPNTPGLRALQGRQVLERLLTEVVEERDRIAAGTGLPKIAVKVASDLSEDELADVASAVRSSGVEGVIVSNTTVRRKELGLTSDNQDQVGGLSGKPLFPYALQALKTLRPLLPPSIPLIGCGGISTGSDALAMAQAGASIVQVYTTFGFRGVGTPRLIKDEITQSLVGSSSNWRSEIGKDWSSTGLTMGWDENRLKQESEAVKKEAEGLGELLRHLTEKEDVARLVQEAEKALGQAKASTSSKESEKEPQQEKGAESASRDNAIGAVDAPEQVGDVARGLVEAAPSSQPTEGTLIEHTTSEHENETPGVGVGAPSIGEAMASEPVAIDLGPVVVIDVEAETAGESENEWARSVHSGQRRLV from the exons ATGTCCCGTCTTCCCTTCGCCTCCCTTCGTCggcctttgcccttctctGCGCAACTCCTGCGTGCCCCGGCGTCGGTGTCTCGCTCAGTTCCCGCTCTTCGATATGCCTCCACCACCAGTTCGACCtcccctcctcgtcgatatcTCTCAACCACTCTGCTGCTCGGATCAGGTGTTCTGCTCTTGGCATACTACTACGATTCGAGGTCGTTACTCCATGAACATGTGGTGATGCCCTTGGTGAGGTTCGCTTTGGATCCGGAGGAAGGACATAAGCTCGCAGTGAGAGTGTTGGGCTGGGATAAATGGGCTAGACCTAGAGATATGGGTGTGGATGGACAAGAGCTTCAagcggag CTCTTTGGACACAAATTGAACAATCCCGTTGGTATCGCTGCTGGATTTGACAAGGATGCAGATGCGATTGATGGACTTTTCGATCTTGGCTTCGGTTATGTCGAAATTGGAAGTGTGACACCTGAGCCTCAG CCTGGAAACCCCAAACCTCGTTTCTTCCgactcgaggaagatgatgccGCAATCAATCGATATGGTTTCAATTCCCTAGGACATGGTCACGCTCTTGGTCGATTACGAGCTCGTCTGGTCGCTTTTTCCCAAGCTCATCCATCACTTTTCCCGTCTCCTTTACCTCCCAaccccctccctccttcggGACTTCCTAGATCTCTTCGACCTGGTCAATTGTTGGCTGTCAACTTGGGGAAGAACAAATCTTCGGCTGCCGACTCGAACGATGACTATATTCGAGGTGTGAGGACTCTGGGACCGTACGCCGACGTCGTCGTTATCAACGTCTCGAGTCCCAACACCCCAGGTCTGAGAGCTTTGCAAGGGAGACAAGTgttggagaggttgttgaCGGAAGTTGTagaggaaagagatagaATAGCTGCGGGAACTGGATTACCAAAGATCGCAGTCAAGGTGGCTTCGGACTtgagtgaggatgagctTGCAGATGTGGCGAGCGCAGTGAGGAGCAGTGGTGTCGAAGGTGTCATTGTTAGCAACACCACGGTGAGACGGAAGGAACTTGGTTTGACATCAG ACAACCAAGATCAAGTCGGTGGACTTTCCGGTAAACCACTCTTCCCTTATGCTCTCCAAGCTCTCAAAACACTCCGacctctacttcctccctccATCCCTCTGATAGGATGTGGAGGGATATCTACTGGATCCGACGCACTCGCCATGGCTCAAGCTGGAGCGTCCATCGTCCAAGTCTACACCACCTTTGGGTTCCGAGGTGTTGGTACACCCCGTCTCATCAAAGATGAGATCACTCAATCTTTGGTTGGGTCTTCATCGAATTGGCGAAGTGAGATAGGGAAAGATTGGTCATCAACAGGATTGACGATGGGTTGGGATGAGAATAGGTTGAAGCAGGAGAGCGAGGCGGTCAagaaagaagcagaaggtTTGGGAGAACTATTACGACACTTgactgagaaggaagacgtGGCTAGATTGGTAcaagaggcggagaaggCTTTGGGACAGGCGAAagcctcgacctcttcgaaggagagtgagaaggaacCTCAACAAGAGAAGGGAGCGGAAAGTGCTTCGAGGGATAACGCCATTGGCGCCGTCGATGCCCCCGAGCAAGTAGGTGACGTAGCGAGGGGTCTGGTGGAAGCTGCTCCTTCATCTCAACCGACTGAGGGGACATTGATCGAGCACACTACATCTGAGCACGAGAACGAGACACCCGGTGTCGGAGTCGGTGCACCCTCGATCGGCGAGGCAATGGCTTCAGAACCTGTTGCCATAGACTTGGGACCCGTCGTTGTCATCGACGTAGAAGCGGAGACAGCAGGGGAGAGCGAGAATGAATGGGCTCGATCTGTTCACAGTGGCCAACGTAGGTTGGTGTAG
- a CDS encoding kynurenine 3-monooxygenase, producing MVQTRPRKALIIGAGPVGALTALSLHRRGWEVEVWESRDDPRGKDSAPSNLRSINLAISSRGLEALRSVDPSLAEQFQAEAIPMKGRMIHHVDGKQESQLYDPIHGQCINSISRPILNQRLVESLPSSIKLRFNAKLSSVDFAHRKAYGASPSQEHSTKKKKTSALVPGEEDDDGAIGGGGKKSKSKGKEDHEDEEGTPFDLIIGCDGSWSKVRTAMMRMDRLDFSQQFIPHAYIELHMPADPSKPGGYAIDKNHLHIWPRHAFMLIGLPNKDGSFTLTLFCPFSSLATLDTRDAAARFFKENFPSAVEIVGEKRLLDDFEKNPRGNLVTINVTPSVWSSHAVLLGDASHSMVPFYGQGLNCGLEDVRVLNSVLEKHNITSTTEKALGETDSSLELALKAYSLERHEDLKAICELALQNYTEMRSHVLSPLHQLRRHVDTLLTRLFRSSTTATLSLTDAFPTKKERGWTSLYEMVTFRPDVGYSEALRKEKSQREIMGWAGWIGGATLVGGVGIVGLKLARTWAERR from the exons ATGGTTCAGACTAGACCCAGAAAAGCATTGATCATTGGTGCCGGGCCCGTTGGTGCGCTCACAGCACTCAGTCTTCATCGACGAggttgggaagtggaggtatGGGAGTCGAGAGATG ATCCAAGAGGGAAGGATTCAGCTCCATCCAATTTGAGATCGATAAATTTGGCTATATCGTCTCGTGGTCTCGAGGCATTGAGGAGTGTCGATCCGTCACTGG CTGAGCAATTCCAGGCCGAAGCGATTCCTATGAAAGGGCGGATGATTCACCATGTCGATGGCAAGCAAGAATCACAACTGTACGACCCTATTCACGGTCAG TGCATCAACTCGATCAGTCGACCGATCCTGAATCAACGTCTTGTCGAATCCCTCCCATCATCTATCAAACTCCGTTTCAACGCCAAACTCTCCAGTGTCGATTTCGCTCATCGAAAAGCATACGGCGCTAGTCCTTCTCAGGAACACTccaccaagaagaagaagacgtcgGCGTTGGTacctggagaagaagacgatgacggtgcgatcggtggaggtgggaagaaaAGTAAAtcgaagggaaaggaggatcacgaggatgaagaagggacaCCGTTCGATTTGATCATCGGATGTGATGGAAGTTGGTCAAAAGTGAGAACTGCAATGATGCGAATGGACCG ACTCGATTTCTCCCAGCAGTTCATCCCACACGCTTATATCGAACTTCACATGCCTGCGGACCCTTCCAAGCCAGGCGGGTATGCGATTGACAAGAATCACCTGCACATCTGGCCAAGACACGCATTCATGCTCATCGGTCTTCCGAACAAG GATGGCTCATTTACCCTTACTCTATTCTGTCCCTTCTCATCGCTCGCAACTCTCGATACACGAGATGCAGCGGCGAGGTTCTTCAAGGAGAACTTCCCTTCGGCAGTTGAGATTGTAGGCGAGAAGAGATTACTAGATGACTTTGAGAAGAATCCCAGAGGGAACTTGGTTACCATCAAT GTCACACCATCTGTCTGGTCGTCCCATGCCGTTCTGCTCGGAGACGCATCTCACAGTATGGTCCC TTTCTATGGCCAAGGTCTCAATTGCGGTCTTGAAGATGTCCGAGTGCTCAACTCTGTTCTCGAGAAGCACAACATCACTTCCACAACTGAGAAGGCACTTGGCGAGACCGATTCATCGCTTGAGCTGGCGTTGAAAGCGTACTCTCTCGAAAGACATGAAGATCTGAAAGCGATTTGCGAGTTGGCCCTCCAGAACTA TACCGAAATGCGTTCACACGTCCTATCGCCATTGCATCAACTCCGACGACATGTTGATACGCTCCTCACGAGACTCTTCCGATCTTCAACGACCGCTACATTATCACTGACAGACGCTTTCCCCACGAAGAAAGAACGAGGTTGGACCAGTCTTTATGAGATGGTCACCTTCCGACCTGATGTGGGGTACAGTGAAGcgttgagaaaggagaagtcACAGAGAGAGATCATGGGTTGGGCAGGATGGATAGGCGGTGCAACGTTGGTTGGAGGAGTCGGTATTGTAGGACTGAAGCTTGCACGAACATGGGCCGAGCGCAGATAA
- a CDS encoding dephospho-CoA kinase: protein MLVVGLTGGIASGKSTVSHHLSSHHHIPIIDADVLAREVISPGTSGYSVVLTHFGPDRILLPDGVNLDRAAIGDIVFHDPEERRWLNGIIHPRVRREMVRKVVRYWLRGEWCVIVDVPLLIEAGMWKWVGEIVVVYVNERLQLSRLLARTSNPPLTQTQATARIASQLPLSTKLKYATSVIDNSGTLVDLTAQIDRVVAKWKVQQGGQTGWWWRICWLLPPVGLAAGGLCLFARWWKGQKGDRRRGRGEVTRQDDSAEERIELTELRGGRRRGTGSSITDGDD from the exons ATGTTGG TTGTTGGCCTCACGGGTGGTATTGCCTCTG GCAAATCAACTGTCTCTCATCACctctcatctcaccaccacaTTCCCATCATTGACGCCGATGTCCTCGCTCGCGAAGTCATTTCACCCGGAACATCAGGCTATTCCGTCGTGTTGACCCATTTCGGTCCGGACCGTATCCTCCTCCCTGACGGGGTAAACCTTGACCGTGCCGCGATCGGGGATATCGTCTTCCACGATCccgaagagaggaggtggttgaACGGGATCATACATCCTCgtgtgaggagggagatggtgaggaAGGTCGTGAGATATTGGTTGAGAGGGGAATGGTGTGTCATTGTGGATGTGCCATTGTTGATTGAAGCGGGCATGTGGAAATGGGTCGGTGAGATTGTGGTTGTATATGT TAACGAACGACTACAACTTTCACGATTACTCGCACGGACATCTAACCCACCCCTCACCCAGACTCAGGCGACCGCTCGAATTGCTTCCCAATTGCCCCTATCCACCAAACTGAAGTACGCTACATCCGTCATTGACAACTCTGGGACGTTGGTCGACCTCACCGCCCAAATAGACAGAGTCGTTGCGAAATGGAAGGTACAACAAGGTGGTCAGACaggttggtggtggagaatATGTTGGTTATTACCCCCTGTTGGACTAGCTGCTGGTGGATTATGTCTCTTCgcgagatggtggaagggtCAAAAAGGcgatagaagaagagggaggggagaagtCACGCGACAAGATGATTCTGCAGAGGAGAGGATAGAGCTGACAGagttgagaggagggaggagaagaggcacAGGTTCAAGTATAACAGATGGCGACGATTAG